In the genome of Streptomyces aquilus, the window CACCGGGGTAGGTCTTGATCAGCTGACGCGCCTCGACTGCGGGCGCACGGGTGGTCATGGCAGGTGCTCTCCTGGGTGAGCGGATGACAGCTGATCCGCTGGAGGGGCACCGGGCTATCCTGGGTGTGCCGCACCTCGATCGCCTGGATGTGCCTCACGGCGGATTCAGCTCGGGGTTCGAGGCCCTGGCACCGCTGCTGCAACAGCCGTGCCGGGGCCTGTTCTTGTTCTGCCTCTTGTTCGGCTTCCTTGTTCGGCTTCCTTGTTCAGCCTCTTGTTCGGCTGCCGGTTCAGGTCACGTCTCGTGCAGGGCCTTCCACTCCTCGATCCGGGGCAGTGCGCCTGCCTTGAGCTCGTCGAGGAAGCCGCGGACCCACTCCGCCTCCGCCTCCACCATATGGAGCTGGAACTCGTTCTCCACGAGGAAGAGCCGGGGCAACGTCTCCGACAGCTTCTCCAGCGCGCCGCGGTCGGCGGCCGCCTTGACCAGCAGGGCTTCGAGCCGCTCCTCCAGCAGGGTCACCACGTCGTCCGGGTGCAGCACGCCGAGCAGCGAGAGCGCGGTCTCGAAGATCGGGTACTCCTTGGCCGGGTAGGCGACCAGGTCCGACATCCACTCGGTGGTCTCCTGACGGCCTGCCGCCGTGATGCCGTACACCGTGCGCTCGGGCCGGTTGCCCTGCCGCTCCACGTCCGTGATCTCGACGAAGCCGTGCTTCTCGAGGCTCTGCACGACCGTGTAGAGCGAGCCGTAGTTGATCTTCGTGCTGGAGTCCTTGCCCTGGCGGCGCAGGGTCTGGGCGATCTCGTAGGGATGCATCGGCTTCTGCCACAGCGTCGCCAGCACGGCGAGCGCCAGGGGGTTGCGGAGCTTGCGTCGCCGCATGGGTCCGATCCACCTCACATCCTCACCCGAGTCCGAATATCCGTAGCCGAACATATCGCGAGCCGCGACCGACCGTCAATAGACACGATGTATCGCGTTCTGGTGGTCCGCGCAAGGGCGTGAGGAGTTGGGACCGCCATCGACATGGCCGCGTCATCGGGGCGAAACAGCCTCTCCTTAATTTCTGTCGCCTGACAGGAATACCGCGTCGAAGGCAGGTGCCTCCGTGACGACCACCACCCCGTCCGACGTCCGCCCCGATCCACCGCACTCCCCCGACGACCGCTCCCTCGCCGAGTTCGGCTACCGCCAGGAGCTCCACCGCAGCCTCGGCAAATACGCCTCGTTCGCGGCCGGGTTCTCCTTCATCTCCGTCCTGACGACCGTCTTCCAGTTCTTCGCCTTCGGGTACGCGTTCGGCGGCCCCGTCTTCTTCTGGGCCTGGCCCGCGGTGCTGCTCGGGCAGCTGATGGTGGCCGCCTGCTTCGCCGAGCTGGCGGCGCGCTATCCGATCTCGGGCGCGATCTACCAGTGGTCGTCCCGGCTGTCGAACCTCACCTTCGGCTGGTTCGCCGGCTGGATCATGGTGATCGGGCAGATCGTGGTGGTCGCGGCGGCGGCCCTGGCGCTCCAGATGGTGCTGCCCGCCATCTGGTCCGGCTTCCAGCTGATCGGCACCGACCCGGCACCGACCTCGGCGGACGGCGCGGCCAACGCGGCGCTGCTCGGGGTGGTCCTGCTGGCGCTGACGACGCTGGTGAACGTCCTGGACAACCGCGTGATGTCCGTGATCAACCGGGTCGGTGTGACCGCCGAGATCATCGGCGCGGTCCTCATCGTCGTCCTGCTGCTCACGCACTCCGAGCGCACGCCGGGCATCACCTTCCACACCGAGGGCGCGGCGCAGAGCGGCCTGTTCGGGGCGCTGCTGGTCGGTTCGTTCACGGCGGCGTACGTGATGATCGGCTTCGACAGCGCGGGCGAGATGAGCGAGGAGACGCACCATCCGCGGCGCACCGCTCCCCGTACGATCCTCACCGCGCTGGGCGCGGCGGGGCTGCTCGGCGGGCTGATCGTGCTGGGAGGCCTGCTGGCGGCGCCCAGCCTCAGCGACGGGCACCTCGGCGTGGACGGGCTGAGCTACGTCCTCACCAGCAGCCTGGGCGACGGGGTGGGCAAGGTGCTGCTGGCCGACGTGGTGGTGGCGATCGCGGTGGCGACCCTGGCGATCCAGACGGCGGCCTGCCGGATGCTGTTCTCCATGGCCCGTGACGGCCAGCTGCCCTTCTCGGCACGGCTCGCCCGGGTCAACTCCCGCACCGGCATGCCGACCGCGCCCGCCCTGGTCGTCGGCGTCCTCGCCGCCGCCCTGCTCCTGCTGAACTTCGCCTCACCGGACGCGTTCCTGGCCATCGGCACGACCTGCATCGTGA includes:
- a CDS encoding amino acid permease, with amino-acid sequence MTTTTPSDVRPDPPHSPDDRSLAEFGYRQELHRSLGKYASFAAGFSFISVLTTVFQFFAFGYAFGGPVFFWAWPAVLLGQLMVAACFAELAARYPISGAIYQWSSRLSNLTFGWFAGWIMVIGQIVVVAAAALALQMVLPAIWSGFQLIGTDPAPTSADGAANAALLGVVLLALTTLVNVLDNRVMSVINRVGVTAEIIGAVLIVVLLLTHSERTPGITFHTEGAAQSGLFGALLVGSFTAAYVMIGFDSAGEMSEETHHPRRTAPRTILTALGAAGLLGGLIVLGGLLAAPSLSDGHLGVDGLSYVLTSSLGDGVGKVLLADVVVAIAVATLAIQTAACRMLFSMARDGQLPFSARLARVNSRTGMPTAPALVVGVLAAALLLLNFASPDAFLAIGTTCIVMLYLAYAMVTGPLLVTRLRGRFTTTGTDETGAPLFSLGRWGVPVNALALLYGLLMAVNLAWPRAAVYDPAGGHWWFQWFTVLFLGVTVAAGVAYRAYKARTTVAAEAVAPA
- a CDS encoding PadR family transcriptional regulator, giving the protein MRRRKLRNPLALAVLATLWQKPMHPYEIAQTLRRQGKDSSTKINYGSLYTVVQSLEKHGFVEITDVERQGNRPERTVYGITAAGRQETTEWMSDLVAYPAKEYPIFETALSLLGVLHPDDVVTLLEERLEALLVKAAADRGALEKLSETLPRLFLVENEFQLHMVEAEAEWVRGFLDELKAGALPRIEEWKALHET